One window of the Podospora pseudocomata strain CBS 415.72m chromosome 7, whole genome shotgun sequence genome contains the following:
- a CDS encoding hypothetical protein (EggNog:ENOG503NX5A), which yields MAQPDFAYRSSAAVSNDRWLQSRSPIYSDQYHNGRFETGSNPYLPQSESNRQPLSSVTYTHGNSSSYHLPANLSLGNVSQVGRAAAESPFAPATAFNPRMTQPPSQYSSPAPPSQVSYKGMNGMNGMNGMNGMNSQPWDHQRQYQGAPPQHQPPPQGPYQGRYSPSGSMDDLMTSPNMSDYSLENSAIGMSQPGNKNKLNGKPRSQRRPSNRDEFDGPHQFLKRPPPEYIAMSERDLPTLPTHLLVQEQDSVLTQVNDRLSQCAYDFVAKYQFPIPLTQDMRPVERPQDREWTEWVYLLKRLATKRRIPARVLYNGQIKQFVTILENSLEMRHAAKHQSRPLKDDRNILQLISAGIQVAKILKDAQAMDYLDRLYVSTEQQIQERAAAAAAGRFR from the exons ATGGCCCAGCCGGACTTTGCGTACCGTTCCTCGGCCGCGGTATCCAATGACCGATGGCTACAATCGCGCAG CCCGATATACAGTGATCAATATCACAATGGCAGGTTTGAGACGGGGAGCAACCCGTACCTCCCACAGAG CGAGAGTAACCGGCAACCTCTTTCCAGCGTGACTTACACACATGGAAACTCTTCTTCATACCACCTCCCAGCCAACCTTTCGCTCGGGAATGTCAGCCAGGTAGGGCGAGCCGCGGCTGAGTCGCCCTTTGCGCCAGCGACAGCCTTCAATCCGCGTATGACCCAACCGCCAAGCCAGTACTCGAGCCCGGCGCCACCATCTCAGGTCTCATACAAGGGCATGAATGGTATGAACGGCATGAACGGCATGAACGGTATGAACTCCCAGCCTTGGGATCACCAGAGGCAGTATCAGGGCGcccctcctcagcatcaGCCCCCACCACAGGGGCCATATCAAGGGAGGTACTCGCCATCGGGCTCCATGGATGATCTCATGACGTCTCCCAACATGTCCGACTACTCCCTGGAGAACTCGGCCATCGGAATGTCCCAGCCAGGGAACAAGAACAAGTTGAACGGAAAGCCACGATCGCAGCGACGTCCGTCGAACCGGGATGAGTTTGATGGGCCGCACCAGTTTCTGAAGAGACCTCCGCCAGAGTACATTGCGATGTCCGAACGAGACCTCCCAACTCTTCCGACCCATCTCCTTGTCCAAGAGCAGGATAGTGTCCTGACTCAGGTCAACGACCGGCTCTCGCAGTGCGCTTATGACTTTGTTGCCAAGTACCAGTTTCCGATCCCACTTACACAGGACATGCGACCCGTCGAGCGCCCGCAGGATCGTGAATGGACCGAGTGGGTGTACCTGCTGAAAAGGCTGGCAACGAAAAGGCGGATCCCCGCCCGGGTGCTGTACAACGGCCAGATCAAGCAGTTTGTGACGATTTTGGAGAACTCGTTGGAGATGCGACATGCGGCAAAGCACCAGTCTCGACCGCTGAAAGACGACCGGAATATTTTGCAGCTCATCTCGGCGGGCATCCAGGTGGCCAAGATCCTCAAGGATGCCCAGGCCATGGACTATTTGGACAGGCTGTATGTATCAACGGAACAGCAGATTCAAGAGCGAGCTGCTGCCGCGGCCGCGGGGAGGTTCCGTTGA